The proteins below come from a single Tribolium castaneum strain GA2 chromosome 9, icTriCast1.1, whole genome shotgun sequence genomic window:
- the LOC103312622 gene encoding decorin yields MFASFYAKLIFIVLVSLFKQINCKCVQSYATICDTIEDVEQLSDKASFMDIIVGNVTRRANPLKSYDLYELIPFKKLMSLTIIGQLDRISPLAMRCEFDYELKVLNFYNNDIKKLEKWSIPNLTLQKVSLVNNNIEVIEPGVLSLGSKIEIMDLSDNKIEGAGVTKTLILRNNRISYIQVNSFPETLKILYLDGNKLREIQDGVIQPLSELLELSLSRNQLYKVPNLSNATQLQFLNLSFNNLETVNNATFQNLTRISLIDLSNNKIKEISFAYFSYLIRRRVPFVLSLGFNEMMGFDFGNVTRNFENNVELFLYGNPFGCKEFDKIQVAMKDLKIKQNACDAKFHSEGKTPYCLDYQIIQPWDLPYPVKQFLKSIENNRKLISCSLYPVHYINQLGVSCVA; encoded by the exons ATGTTCGCATCATTTTACGCCAAACTTATTTTCATCGTTCTGGTGTCTCTATTTAAACAAATCAACTGTAAATGCGTACAATCGTATGCAACAATCTGTGACACCATCGAAGATGTCGAACAGCTCAGTGATAAAGCAAGTTTCATGGACATCATAGTCGGAAACGTAACACGTCGTGCCAATCCGCTGAAATCATACGACTTGTATGAGCTCATTCCTTTCAAAAAACTCATGTCTCTGACAATCATCGGCCAGCTCGACCGGATTTCCCCACTCGCCATGAGATGCGAATTTGACTACGAATTAAAAGTGctgaatttttacaacaatgacATCAAGAAACTCGAAAAGTGGTCGATCCCGAACTTAACCCTCCAAAAAGTTAGCCTAGTTAACAATAATATTGAAGTTATAGAGCCCGGAGTGCTTTCCCTCGGAAGTAAAATCGAGATAATGGACCTATCTGATAATAAAATTGAG GGAGCTGGAGTTACGAAGACGCTCATTTTGCGGAATAATAGGATTTCATACATCCAAGTCAACAGTTTTCCAGAAACTCTCAAAATACTTTATTTGGATGGAAACAAACTGAGGGAAATCCAGGACGGGGTCATTCAGCCTTTGAGCGAACTACTGGAGCTTAGTCTGAGTCGGAACCAGCTCTACAAAGTCCCCAACTTATCAAACGCCACCCAACTGCAGTTTTTGAACCTCTCGTTCAATAATCTCGAAACGGTTAACAACGCCACGTTTCAAAATCTCACAAGAATTTCACTGATCGACCTcagtaacaataaaataaaggaGATATCGTTCGCTTACTTCTCGTATTTGATCAGAAGACGTGTCCCGTTTGTGTTATCGCTTGGTTTTAATGAAATGATGGGGTTCGATTTTGGTAACGTTACaaggaattttgaaaacaatgtTGAGTTATTCCTGTATGGAAATCCCTTTGGTTGCAaggaatttgataaaattcagGTCGCTATGAAGGATttgaaaatcaaacaaaatgcGTGTGATGCTAAATTTCACAGTGAAGGGAAAACCCCCTACTGTCTTGATTACCAAATAATACAACCATGGGATCTCCCCTATCCAGTCAAGCAGTTCCTCAagtcaattgaaaataacagaaaattgaTTTCTTGCTCGTTATATCCAGTGCATTATATCAACCAGTTAGGTGTTTCTTGTGTTGCGTAA
- the LOC100142190 gene encoding uncharacterized protein LOC100142190, whose translation MLSQNIVTILVLLMLQVALGVDPQVYETVDEKSNTRIVRDPFNQPRARLYKPQTFNYQSALQQNQRMFRYAKQQRVDMQNIVKRAQTQAIDPAVASSTKHENYKLPQEKTNTTSLYSMWHKISQLSTTRKPVTSRKMKPSTYYEDFDGKIKRQDNNQLVYIKNQRSEHDLNALSALVGQPPSNQLEGLKRLLESTQSSLVLPPIKGPLPTPVIEHSVDIPNPRTHPNVDQNLSLEALQSQLDENAKAQLAKALADAQQQAFAHVEAQHQAIAKAQVEAQKKALAQIALHNQGIKGERLPQPLPLKQHISQPLTARNETVIKPKTSAKPRQSPKAYQQVVLETQSQSQKVLPEINHQLKLDGVDDHTYAARYAFGYKIRDVKMGNEFGHEEKREGENAKGHYHVLLPDGRMQKVEYFAGPSGYHAKVTYENLAHH comes from the exons ATGCTAAGTCAAAAT ATTGTCACAATTTTAGTTCTGCTTATGTTGCAAGTGGCGTTAGGAGTTGACCCTCAAGTATATGAAACTGTGGACGAAAAATCCAATACTAGAATAGTACGAGATCCCTTTAATCAACCAAGGGCTAGGCTGTACAAACCCCAAACCTTCAATTATCAAAGTGCACTTCAACAAAACCAACGAATGTTTCGCTACGCGAAACAACAACGCGTCGATAtgcaaaatattgtaaaaaggGCCCAAACACAAGCCATCGACCCCGCAGTCGCTTCGTCGACAAAACACGAAAATTACAAGCTTCCGCAAGAAAAAACCAACACGACATCGCTCTATTCGATGTGGCATAAGATCTCGCAATTATCAACCACGAGAAAACCGGTAACGAGTCGCAAAATGAAACCTAGCACTTACTACGAAGACTTTGATGGCAAAATCAAACGGCAAGACAACAACCAACTTGTCTACATCAAAAACCAACGCTCTGAACACGATTTAAACGCACTGAGTGCCTTGGTGGGACAACCACCCAGCAATCAGTTGGAAGGTTTGAAACGTCTCCTTGAATCAACTCAGTCTAGTCTAGTCCTGCCTCCAATCAAAGGCCCTTTACCAACACCCGTCATCGAACACAGTGTTGATATACCAAACCCCCGAACTCACCCAAACGTCGACCAGAACCTCTCCCTTGAAGCCCTTCAATCCCAACTGGACGAAAACGCGAAAGCTCAACTCGCCAAAGCTCTAGCTGATGCCCAACAACAAGCTTTTGCCCACGTCGAAGCCCAGCACCAGGCCATAGCCAAAGCCCAGGTCGAAGCCCAGAAAAAGGCCTTAGCCCAAATTGCGCTCCACAACCAAGGGATCAAAGGAGAACGACTTCCACAACCCCTACCCCTCAAACAACACATATCACAACCCCTAACTGCCCGAAACGAAACTGTAATTAAACCGAAGACAAGTGCGAAACCTCGCCAGAGTCCTAAAGCTTATCAACAAGTGGTTTTAGAGACTCAGAGTCAAAGCCAAAAAGTCCTTCCCGAGATCAACCATCAGTTGAAACTTGACGGTGTTGACGAT CATACATATGCCGCACGATACGCTTTCGGCTACAAGATCAGAGACGTCAAAATGGGGAACGAGTTCGGACATGAGGAAAAAAGGGAAGGAGAGAACGCCAAAGGACACTACCATGTCCTGCTGCCGGACGGCAGGATGCAGAAAGTGGAGTATTTTGCCGGACCAAGCGGATATCACGCGAAAGTCACTTACGAAAATCTCGCACATCATTAA
- the LOC135267163 gene encoding uncharacterized protein LOC135267163 produces the protein MGRHRYRGNVDSDDSDSSDDEPRPKRSAPGVSTTVNSPPVSAESARIARLEQLVENLNRRLLNRNFEHTSGQVGIKSDLIPEFAPGNPNFSTTKWLHKIDQLALVNGWDERTTIYGMISRLKGLAKEWYDNLDPSAYDRSWDEWKRLLQATFPDHHDYASTLRKLVNRVKEDGETWAQYYFGKLNLLQACDITGTNAVSCLIDGITDVTLRNGARAGRYVTPESLYAEYLSTLRSEGDKRDTLAKQAPRERRRFLPSRVETQKLYSSVRCYNCRNRGHVATKCPKPRIECKKCGRIGHVDAECRRGNVVKENMSKQALTTSVADASNNKNYYIDIKVNGKPTRAYIDSGAEPVLVKQSVARELGLMWQPSLHLIRGYGQGITKVHGEVEVELEVDLVKANVKALIVEDSAQRVPVIVGQTFLNAGANTIIANEEAVRVVDGNNESIQAFLGQLPTRKVALWAEEETVIPPQSIGCIRIKAKDDGWKGAYYVEGCQRPRPGFEHVVHRCVTCDGGLVTVRNLSHQDLVYRKAQIVARAEPCEQERTATTKHRWFPEDVEHGSVADC, from the exons ATGGGGCGTCACAGGTACCGAGGAAATGTGGACTCGGACGACTCGGACTCAAGTGACGATGAGCCACGGCCGAAAAGGTCCGCGCCTGGGGTCTCCACTACAGTAAATTCACCCCCAGTTTCGGCCGAGTCCGCTAGAATCGCGAGACTTGAGCAACTTGTGGAAAACTTGAATCGACGTTTGCTAAACCGCAATTTTGAGCACACATCAGGACAAGTTGGCATTAAAAGTGACCTGATTCCTGAATTCGCTCCAGGAAACCCCAATTTTAGTACCACTAAGTGGTTGCATAAAATTGACCAGTTGGCTCTCGTGAACGGTTGGGACGAACGTACAACGATTTACGGCATGATAAGTCGACTCAAGGGGTTGGCCAAGGAGTGGTACGACAATCTCGATCCCTCAGCATACGACCGGAGCTGGGATGAATGGAAACGTTTGTTACAAGCCACCTTCCCCGATCACCACGATTATGCTTCCACACTTCGTAAGCTAGTGAATAGGGTGAAGGAAGACGGTGAAACCTGGGCACAATattattttgggaaattaaATCTGTTGCAGGCTTGTGACATAACAGGAACGAATGCAGTCTCCTGTCTTATTGATGGAATCACTGATGTGACTCTCAGAAATGGGGCTAGAGCAGGGCGTTACGTTACACCCGAAAGCTTGTACGCTGAGTATTTGTCGACTCTGAGATCCGAAGGTGACAAGCGGGATACGCTCGCAAAGCAGGCGCCTCGGGAAAGGAGGAGGTTCCTTCCAAGTCGAGTCGAAACACAAAAACTGTATTCGTCAGTTCGGTGTTACAATTGTCGTAATCGAGGACATGTTGCGACAAAGTGCCCGAAACCAAGAATTGAGTGCAAGAAATGTGGTCGCATTGGACATGTGGATGCTGAGTGCCGACGTGGTAACgtagtaaaagaaaacatgTCTAAGCAGGCACTAACGACAAGTGTAGCTGACgcaagtaataataagaattattaCATAGACATTAAGGTCAATGGTAAGCCGACGCGAGCTTACATTGACTCAGGAGCTGAACCGGTCCTTGTCAAGCAAAGTGTTGCTAGAGAATTGGGACTGATGTGGCAGCCAAGTTTACATTTGATTCGTGGTTATGGCCAGGGAATCACCAAAGTGCATGGGGAAGTCGAAGTAGAGCTAGAAGTGGATCTTGTCAAGGCAAACGTAAAAGCTTTGATCGTCGAAGACAGTGCACAACGTGTGCCTGTCATAGTGGGACAGACCTTCCTGAATGCGGGTGCTAATACGATTATAGCAAATGAGGAAGCTGTGAGAGTAGTTGACGGAAACAACGAATCGATCCAAGCATTTCTAGGCCAACTTCCGACACGAAAAGTTGCACTTTGGGCGGAAGAGGAAACAGTGATCCCTCCTCAATCCATTGGTTGCATACGAATCAAGGCAAAAGACGATGGGTGGAAAGGAGCTTATTACGTTGAAGGGTGTCAACGTCCGAGACCAGGGTTCGAACACGTTGTTCATCGGTGTGTCACATGTGATGGAGGCCTAGTGACCGTTCGCAATCTATCGCACCAAGATCTGGTCTATCGAAAGGCGCAAATCGTTGCGAGAGCTGAGCCTTGCGAGCAGGAAAGGACAGCTACGACG AAACACCGGTGGTTCCCCGAGGACGTGGAACACGGAAGCGTGGCCGACtgttaa
- the LOC100141693 gene encoding uncharacterized protein LOC100141693 isoform X5 → MVEFALNTTDSNHTGMVQSPHQQSEQNAVFRATYHPPPQEYYNGQANPSTGAVPRQSWHGGDNKSTPRPYPEDFSQSNSQQVTVQIEQPKEQKDKKSMTKTYHTIKDIISSRFKSSKDNTEEKSEEPGLNNVAEELRRSQRNIGEEQQEKKTEQNIYGKPRIDPNISHQQHQYNQHIMLQAQQYQVNQQLKMQQTMYQQQLVQARSQEMLVARPEEQVYYQNAYGATPQRPGNRFVSPANREQNYVQMHHSQFPAKEKDDRRQPIAMERRSAQQIERDSQRQKSFEARRAASHPQLAYDDETKTEVPDSRPQPQAAPMRRGSHGNIMEAAVSTAPDAEKDSDDGGFLKRNNSKEKKNPEINQEEDSKVTEALQGTPRKRLEGEIGKIEGVYNVGQRSKDDEGRGKKNPSGSAASSDYDKAGQSSSNADSGRGSAAYSSGRRPGGLDLNGEGDTGQLQGHYRDHHGGHDSEWVDIVENELRHILEPKLHELSLQGGVGIANSTLSESISSMTPPLPPLSPGEQSSPNVTPRNSTRYKPSSLPYGSKPDYDGYKSKLHTGRETSVNSRWHNNSNQKHRSTKKSDHSTALRGKQIFGLDTTDLTSTTTRSLDLESMLDGQSDSDGDISTTDARAIRKQLEGLETMYSEVLKLLGVKKYSGRYQPSDPRFSKRRYGSMSSLPSSSVSSRPIRDKRRAHEDRKKVRDIRGINKRFQRLESHVVTLARSVAHLSSEMRTQHLMIQEMENIRGEIAALRTQTNMLNVRSQSASRAVNTSKDLPTLANPTRVKKLTKFFGDEPPLLRLFLRKLGYEKYANVFESERVGMVELPYLSEERLQKMGVPLGPRLRIMQEAQISVCKDNTLCIV, encoded by the exons ATGGTcgaatttgctttaaacacCACAGATTCG AATCACACGGGAATGGTACAATCCCCACATCAGCAATCCGAGCAAAACGCAGTCTTCCGAGCCACTTACCACCCACCTCCGCAAGAATATTACAACGGACAAGCCAATCCATCAACTGGTGCTGTGCCGAGACAGTCGTGGCATGGGGGCGACAACAAATCCACTCCACGCCCTTACCCAGAAGACTTCTCCCAAAGCAACTCCCAACAAGTGACCGTACAAATCGAACAACCGAAAGAACAAAAAGACAAAAAGAGTATGACAAAGACATACCACACCATCAAAGACATCATTTCGAGTAGGTTCAAGAGTAGCAAAGACAACACCGAGGAAAAAAGTGAAGAACCCGGCTTGAACAACGTGGCGGAGGAATTAAGGCGTAGCCAAAGAAACATAGGAGAGgaacaacaagaaaaaaagaCAGAACAAAACATCTACGGCAAACCCAGAATTGATCCGAACATTTCGCACCAACAGCACCAATACAATCAGCACATCATGCTCCAAGCGCAGCAATACCAGGTCAACCAACAGCTCAAAATGCAACAAACGATGTACCAGCAGCAGCTAGTGCAAGCAAGGAGCCAGGAAATGTTAGTCGCAAGACCGGAAGAACAAGTCTATTACCAGAATGCCTACGGGGCGACGCCCCAAAGGCCCGGAAATAGATTCGTCTCGCCGGCGAATCGGGAACAGAACTACGTACAAATGCACCATTCGCAA TTTCCAGCCAAAGAAAAGGACGACCGACGCCAACCAATCGCTATGGAGCGCCGCAGCGCCCAACAAATCGAGCGAGACAGCCAGCGTCAGAAAAGTTTCGAAGCTCGACGTGCCGCCTCCCACCCCCAGTTGGCCTACGACGACGAAACCAAAACCGAAGTCCCCGACAGCCGTCCCCAGCCTCAAGCAGCCCCCATGCGGCGTGGTTCCCACGGGAACATCATGGAAGCGGCTGTGTCAACCGCCCCCGATGCGGAAAAAGACAGCGACGATGGCGGTTTTCTCAAACGAAACAATTCCAAAGAGAAGAAAAATCCCGAAATCAATCAAGAGGAAGACAGTAAAGTGACAGAAGCCCTTCAGGGAACTCCGCGTAAGCGTCTGGAAGGCGAAATCGGGAAGATCGAAGGCGTGTATAATGTTGGCCAGCGATCGAAGGACGATGAAGGGAGAGGGAAGAAGAATCCTTCAGGATCGGCTGCGAGTTCCGATTATGATAAAGCGGGACAATCGTCGTCGAATGCCGACTCTGGGAGAGGCAGTGCTGCGTATAGTAGTGGGAGGAGGCCTGGAGGGCTGGACTTGAATGGGGAAGGGGACACGGGGCAGTTGCAAGGACACTACAGGGATCATCACGGAGGGCATGATTCCGAATGGGTGGATATAGTCGAGAATGAATTGAGGCATATTCTTGAGCCAAAATTGCACGAATTGTCGTTACAAGGGGGCGTCGGAATTGCGAATTCGACGCTTAGTGAGAGCATTTCGTCGATGACTCCGCCACTTCCGCCACTTTCGCCCGGCGAACAGTCTTCGCCCAATGTCACTCCGAGGAATTCGACGAGATATAAACCCAGCAG TTTGCCATATGGAAGTAAACCGGATTATGATGGCTACAAGTCCAAGCTTCACACAGGCAGGGAAACGAGCGTGAATTCCCGATGGCACAATAACTCCAACCAGAAACATCGCAGTACAAAAAAGAGTGACCATAGTACCGCCTTGAGGGGCAAACAAA TTTTTGGCTTGGATACCACCGATTTGACTTCAACCACGACCCGGTCGTTGGATCTCGAGTCAATGTTGGACGGTCAAAGCGACTCAGACGGCGACATAAGCACAACCGATGCCAGAGCCATCAGAAAGCAGTTGGAGGGTTTGGAGACTATGTATTCGGAAGTCCTCAAACTCCTTGGCGTTAAAAAATACAGTGGTCGTTACCAGCCTTCAGATCCTAGGTTTAGTAAGCGGCGCTACGGCAGTATGTCTTCGCTGCCGTCCAGCTCGGTCAGCAGTCGGCCGATCCGAGACAAGCGGCGCGCCCACGAAGACCGGAAGAAAGTCAGAGACATTCGGGGAATTAACAAGCGGTTTCAAAGGCTGGAATCGCACGTTGTGACTCTAGCGAG GTCGGTCGCTCATTTATCTTCCGAGATGCGGACCCAGCATTTAATGATTCAAGAAATGGAGAACATTCGGGGTGAAATAGCGGCGCTGAGGACCCAGACCAACATGCTGAATGTGAGGTCGCAGTCGGCGTCACGGGCCGTCAACACGTCCAAAGACTTACCGACTTTGGCGAACCCCACAAGAGTCAAAAAGTTGACGAAGTTTTTTGGAGATGAGCCGCCATTATTGAGACTGTTTTTACGGAAACTTGGCTATGAG AAATACGCAAACGTTTTCGAGAGTGAGCGAGTCGGGATGGTCGAACTGCCTTATCTTAGTGAAGAGCGACTTCAGAAGATGGGGGTGCCGTTGGGCCCAAGACTCAGGATCATGCAGGAAGCGCAGATTTCGGTCTGCAAGGATAACACGTTGTGTATAGTTTAG
- the LOC107397734 gene encoding uncharacterized protein LOC107397734 codes for MNRLRFMFIVSTIASVVTNIGVIGFEIYEIVLDQNEEKKKHGSKGIVITHLFVSLSMQFCCNAVILIHIFYIAYYVLRNTRYNWELSCHYFTYIVLEIVSVVCVIGKYDYLHYPLALHILTGVLFVMLFFFNCWAVELFDDLEMKLRQERADQKLKVKVGGKGKDQRTGCVRIPLHGANVNAGAGTSKPPPKKP; via the exons atgaatcgGTTGCGATTTATGTTTATAGTTTCAACAATTGCGTCTGTA GTCACAAATATCGGGGTGATTGGGTTCGAAATTTACGAAATTGTTTTGGaccaaaatgaagaaaaaaagaagCATGGGTCTAAAGGTATTGTAATCACTCACTTATTTGTGTCCCTTTCGATGCAGTTTTGCTGCAACGCTGTTATCCTGATTCACATCTTCTACATAGCCTATTATGTCCTTCGA AACACTAGGTATAACTGGGAACTCAGTTGCCACTATTTCACCTACATCGTGCTAGAAATTGTTTCAGTGGTCTGTGTTATTGGTAAATACGACTACTTGCATTATCCTTTGGCACTGCATATCCTGACGGGGGTTTTATTTG TCAtgcttttcttttttaactgCTGGGCGGTGGAACTTTTCGACGACTTGGAAATGAAGCTTCGGCAGGAACGAGCGGACCAGAAGCTCAAAGTGAAAGTAGGGGGAAAAGGAAAAGATCAGAGAACTGGATGTGTCAGGATTCCTTTGCACGGAGCTAACGTGAACGCGGGCGCGGGCACGAGCAAACCTCCTCCGAAAAAACCCTAA